In Lates calcarifer isolate ASB-BC8 linkage group LG21, TLL_Latcal_v3, whole genome shotgun sequence, a single window of DNA contains:
- the LOC108883131 gene encoding histone H3.3A, with protein sequence MARTKQTARKSTGGKAPRKQLATKAARKSAPSTGGVKKPHRYRPGTVALREIRRYQKSTELLIRKLPFQRLVREIAQDFKTDLRFQSAAIGALQEASEAYLVGLFEDTNLCAIHAKRVTIMPKDIQLARRIRGERA encoded by the exons ATGGCTCGTACCAAGCAGACCGCCCGTAAGTCCACTGGAGGCAAAGCCCCACGTAAGCAGCTGGCCACGAAGGCTGCTCGTAAGAGCGCCCCATCCACTGGTGGAGTGAAGAAGCCCCATCGTTACAG gcCTGGTACTGTGGCTCTGCGTGAGATCCGTCGTTACCAGAAATCCACTGAGCTGCTGATCCGCAAGCTGCCCTTCCAGCGCCTGGTGAGAGAAATCGCCCAGGACTTCAAGACTGATCTACGTTTCCAGAGTGCTGCCATCGGAGCTCTGCAG GAGGCCAGCGAGGCCTACCTGGTGGGTCTGTTTGAGGACACCAACCTGTGCGCCATCCATGCCAAGCGTGTCACCATCATGCCCAAAGACATCCAGCTGGCACGTCGTATCCGCGGGGAGCGcgcttaa
- the LOC108883132 gene encoding histone H3.3A translates to MARTKQTARKSTGGKAPRKQLATKAARKSAPSTGGVKKPHRYRPGTVALREIRRYQKSTELLIRKLPFQRLVREIAQDFKTDLRFQSAAIGALQEASEAYLVGLFEDTNLCAIHAKRVTIMPKDIQLARRIRGERA, encoded by the exons ATGGCTCGTACCAAGCAGACCGCCCGTAAGTCCACTGGAGGCAAAGCCCCACGTAAGCAGCTGGCCACGAAGGCTGCTCGTAAGAGCGCCCCATCCACTGGTGGAGTGAAGAAGCCCCATCGTTACAG GCCCGGTACTGTGGCTCTGCGTGAGATCCGTCGTTACCAGAAATCCACTGAGCTGCTGATCCGCAAGCTGCCCTTCCAGCGCCTGGTGAGAGAAATCGCCCAGGACTTCAAGACTGATCTACGTTTCCAGAGTGCAGCCATCGGAGCTCTGCAG GAGGCCAGCGAGGCCTACCTGGTGGGTCTGTTTGAGGACACCAACCTGTGCGCCATCCATGCCAAGCGTGTCACCATCATGCCCAAAGACATCCAGCTGGCACGTCGTATCCGCGGGGAGCGCGCTTAA